The Corynebacterium sphenisci DSM 44792 genome includes the window TCCGCCGGGTCGCCATCGTCGAGGTGGTGGTGATGGCGCTGACCATCGGCGTGGCCGTGGCGCTGGGCCGCACCCCGCCGCCGCCGCAGTACGCCGAGCAGGCCGGCGGCACCCTGGACCTGCCGGAGATCACCCAGATGGAGGTCAAGCTCGGCTACCAGCTGGACATCCCCTTCGGCTGGGAGGCGATGTTCACCACCTTCCGCTTCGATCTCTTCTTCGGCTCCGCGGCGATCATCGCCGCCTGGATCTACCTCTACTGGGTGCGGCTGCTGAAGAAGCGCGGCGGCGAATGGCCGGTGGTCAACACCGTGTGGTGGCTCTCCGGCTGCGCCCTGCTGCTGTTCACCTCCTGCTCCGCCCTCGGCGTGTACATGCCGGCGCTGTTCAGCACGCACATGCTGGCGCACATGCTCTACTCCATGGGCATCCCGGTGATGCTCTGCCTGGGCGGGCCGATGACCCTGGGCCTGCGGGCGCTGCGTCCGGCCGGCCGCACGGGCGTACCCGGGCTGCGCGAGTGGCTGGTGGTGTTCATCAACAACCCGGTGTCCCGCTTCCTGACCAACCCCCTGGTCGCCGCGGTGCAGTTCGTCGCCGGGTTCTACCTGCTCTACTTCACCCCGCTGTACCCGTACCTGGCCGATGAGCACGCCGGGCACCTGTTCATGAACATCCACTTCCTGATCTCCGGGTACATCTTCTACTGGGTGATCATCGGCGTGGACGCCGCCCCGCAGCGGATCCCGGAGTCGATCAAGCTGGTCACCCTGATGGGCACCCTGATCTTCCACGCCTTCTTCGGCATCTCCCTGATCATGCTGAACTCGGTGCTGGCGGTGGACTACTACTCCGCCCTGGATCTGCCCTGGCAGGTGGACTTGCTCGAGGACCAGGGCATCGGCGGCGCAATCGCCTGGGCCCTGGGCGAGGTGCCCCTGTTCATCGTGATGGGCGCCCTGTTCGTGCAGTGGCGCAACTCCGACGCCCGCGAGGCCAAGCGCTACGACCGCAAGGCGGAGCGGGATCATGACGCGGAGCTGAACGCCTACAACGCGATGCTCGCGGAGATGGGCGAGACCGGCGGCCCGCGCGCCGACGACCCCTACTTCACCGGGGAGGTCGGCGGGGAGCACGAGATGCACTTCGACAACCCGGTGAGCTCCGAGACGGTGCGCCGGCTCAACCGCTAGCCGGCCGGGGCGGCGGTGGACAATCCCGCGGCGGTTTCCCGCGTTGTCCACACCCGGCCCGGCGCCGGCCGCGCCGGCGCCCGCGCCGCGGCCCGGCGGGGGTGATGCTGGGCGCGCCGGGCGGGGCCCGCGGCCCCCGCGGCCCGGCCGCTGATCCCGGCGCCGCGGAAGAAGGGGGGCGCTGCGCCCATGTCCGATTCGACCATCACCATCCTGGGCAACCTCGCCGCCGGCCCGATCCTGCGCACCACCGGCACCGGCCGCCAGGTGGCGACCTTCCCGGTGGCCTCCTCGCGCAGCCGGCTCGTCGAGGGCGCCTGGGTGAGCGGGGAGACCACCTACCTCGACGTGGACTGCTGGGAGCCGATGGCGCAGAACGTCATGGCCACCCTGGCCCTCGGCATGGCCGTGGTGGTGCACGGCCGGCTGGAGACCAGCCGCTGGAAGACCCCGGAGGGCGAGGACCGGGCGAAGACCCGGGTGCACGCCCTGGCGGTGGGCCCGGATCTGCGCCGGGTCTCCGGGCGGATGGCGCGCACCGTGCGCACCGAGTACGAGGCCCCCGGCGCCGGGGCCGCGGCGGCGGCCCGCCCCGGGGGCGCGGAACCGCCCGCCGCCGCGGGGGAGGAGGCCGCGGCGGACCCGGCCGGGGCCGGCGAACCCGCCGCGGCGCCGTTCTGAACCGGCCCGCCGGCGCCGGCCGCGCCCCGGCCCCACCTGGGCCCCGGCCCCGGGCCGGGCGGCGGGTGGGCCGCGTTGTCGGAACCGGGGCCGGTGCGTAGTGTCTGGGGGGATTGACTCACCGTGAAAGAGGGGTATTCATCAGCATGGCGGAATTCATCTACCAGATGAAGGGCGTGCGCAAGGCCCACGGGGACAAGGTCATCCTCGACAACGTGACCATGGCGTTCTACCCGGGCGCCAAGATCGGCGTGGTCGGGCCCAACGGCGCCGGCAAGTCCTCGATCCTGAAGATCATGGCGGGGCTGGACCAGCCCTCCAACGGGGAGGCCTACCTGGAGCCCGGCGCCACCGTCGGCATCCTGCTGCAGGAGCCCCCGCTCAACGAGGACAAGACCGTCCGCGGCAACGTGGAGGAGGGCCTCGGCGAGATCTTCGAGAAGAAGCAGCGCTTCGAGGCCATCGCCGAGGAGATGGCCACCAACTACACCGATGAGCTGATGGAGGAGATGGGCAAGCTCCAGGAGGAGCTCGACGCCGCCGACGCCTGGGAGATCGACTCCAAGATCGAGCAGGCCATGGACGCGCTGCGCTGCCCGCCCGGCGATGAGCCGGTCACCCACCTCTCCGGCGGCGAGCGCCGCCGGGTGGCGCTGGCCAAGCTGCTGCTCTCGGAGCCGGATCTGCTGCTGCTCGACGAGCCCACCAACCACCTCGACGCCGAGAGCGTGCTGTGGCTGGAGCGGCATCTGCAGGACTACCCCGGCGCCGTGCTCGCGGTGACCCACGACCGGTACTTCCTGGACCACGTCGCCGGCTGGATCTGCGAGGTCGACCGCGGCAAGCTCTACCCCTACGAGGGCAACTACTCCACCTACCTGGAGAAGAAGGCCGAGCGCCTCGAGGTCGCCGGCAAGAAGGACGCCAAGCTGCAGAAGCGGCTCAAGGACGAGCTGGCCTGGGTGCGCTCCGGGCAGAAGGCCCGGCAGGCGAAGAACAAGGCCCGCCTGGAGCGCTACGAGCAGATGGTGGAGGAGGCCGAGCAGTACAAGAAGCTCGACTTCGAGGAGATCCAGATCCCCACCCCGCCGCGGCTGGGCAACCAGGTCGTCGACGTCAAGGACCTCACCAAGGGCTTCGACGGCCGGACGCTCATCAAGGACCTCTCCTTCACCCTGCCCCGCAACGGCATCGTCGGCGTGATCGGCCCCAACGGGGTGGGCAAGTCCACCCTGTTCAAGACCATCGTGGGCCTGGAGGAGCCGGATTCGGGCACCGTCACCGTGGGCCAGACCGTGCAGCTGTCCTACGTCGACCAGGGCCGGGAGAACATCGACGGGGAGAAGACCGTGTGGGAGGTGGTCTCCGACGGGCTGGACTTCATCCAGGTCGGCCAGAACGAGATGCCCTCCCGGGCCTACCTCTCCGCCTTCGGCTTCAAGGGCGCCGATCAGCAGAAGCCGGCCAAGGTGCTCTCCGGCGGCGAGCGCAACCGGCTGAACCTGGCGCTGACCCTCAAGCAGGGCGGCAACCTGATCCTGCTCGACGAGCCGACCAATGACCTGGACGTGGAGACCCTGTCCTCCCTGGAGAACGCGCTGCAGAACTTCCCCGGCTGCGCCGTGGTGATCTCCCACGACCGCTGGTTCCTGGACCGCACCTGCACCCACATCCTCGCCTGGGAGGGCAATGTCGCCGAGGGCCAGTGGTTCTGGTTCGAGGGCAACTTCGAGGGCTACGAGAAGAACAAGGTGGAGCGGCTCGGCCCCGATGCGGCCCGGCCCTCGCGGGTGACCCACCGCAAGCTCACGCGCTAGGCTGGCCCCAGGCGGCCCCCGGTCCCCGACGCGCACACCACGCGCCGGCGGGGCCGGGGGCCCAGTCGTCCCCGCGGCCGCCGCCGCGCAGCCCGTTTCGCCCAGGAGGTCCACCCGATGCCCGATGATCGCGTCGCCCGCCCGCATTCCACCCGGATCCCGGTGCGCTGGTCCGACGTGGACCGGCGCGGCCACGTCAACGACTCGACCTACCTGGACTACGCCCAGGAGGCCCGGCACCGTTGGTTCCGCGACGCGATGGCCGCCGCCGGGCTGCCGCTGCCCCGGGTCCGCTCGGTGGCCGTGGACTTCCTGCGCCCGATCCTGCCCGGTACCGCGGAGGTGATCGTGGACACCGCGATCACCGGCCTGGGCACCACCTCGTACTCGATGCAGCAGACCATCCGCACCTCGGCGACGGACATCGTCGCCGAGGTGGCCACGGTGCTGGTGCTCATGGACACCGCCACGCACCGACCCACCCAGGTCACCGACTCCGCCCGGCGGATGCTCATGGCCTACGCCGCCCCGGAGCTCACCCGCGGCGGCGGGGAGGACGCGCCGGGGGAGCGGGCCTGATGGCCGAGACCCTCGCCGTGCACCCGCCGGCGCTGCGCGACCTGGGCATCCTGGCCCGCCGGGCCGCCGGCCTGGACGGCACCGCGCTCCTGCGGGTGCGGCCCCGCGCCGGGGAGCCGGCGGGCCTGGCCCGGGTGTTCGTGACCACCCCCTTCGGCCCGCTGGGCTGCCGCTCCATCGCCGCGGCGCCGGGTCGGGAGTCGATGGTGGTGCGCGCCGACGCGGTCGCCGCGGCCGCGGAGGCAGCCGCCGCGGCGGGCCCGGACCCGGGCGGCGGGCCGGTGACCCTGGACTGCGGGGCCGCGGCGGACGCCTCCTGGCCGGGGGCGCTGCCCCCGGAGACCGGGTTCGAGCTCATCGACGTGGTGCCCGCCCCGGTGCTGCTCGACCTCGACGAGAAGGCCCGGGCGGTCACCCGGGACACCCCCACCCCGCTGGGCCCGCCGGCCTCCCTGCTGGACCAGGAGGTGCTCGAGGTCGCCGACGGGGACCGGGGGCTGCGCGCCGGGGTGCGGGTGCGCGAGATCCTGGCGCTCACCCGGCTGGGCTTCATCCCCGCCGAACCGCCGGCCGGGGAGCCGGTGCGGGTCTCCGCCCGGGGCCGGTGGACCCGGCTGGACGGGCGCTTCGGCACCGTGTTCAGCCGCGCCGGCTTCGACGTGATCGCCCTGTAGCCCCGCGGCCGGCGGCTCAGCCGGGGGTGTTGATCAGCATGTCCGCCACCCGCACCATGTGATCCCAGATCGCGACGCGGGCGGCGTCGTCGAGCTCGGCGGCCGGGATCTCCGACAGGGAGGCGGCCATCAGCTCCAGCCAGCGATCCGCGGCGGCGCCGTCGATGGCGAAGGGGTGGTGCCGCATCCGCAGCCGCGGGTGGCCCCGCTCCCGGGAGTAGGCGTCGGGCCCGCCCCAGTACTGCTCCAGGAACATGCGCAGCCGCGCCTCCGCGCCGGCCATGTCCTCGGCGGGGTACATCGGGCCCAGGATGTCGTCATCGGCCACCCGCCGGTAGAACCCGGCGACGATCCGGTCGAAGACCTCCGGGCCGAGGTGCTCGTAGACGGTGGGCTGGTTGGGGTTCGCCATGGCCCCCAGGGTAGCGGCCGCGGCGGGGCCGGCCCCGCCGCGGCCGCCGCCGGCTACGCCCCGGCGTCGACGGCGCGGGCGGCCAGCGCCCGGCGCACATGATCCCGGCCCTCGGCGAGCACCCGGCGCACCGGCTCCGGGGTGGCCGGGTCGGCCAGCACCGCGTCCGCGGCGGCCACCGCGGACTCCGAGATCTCCCAGGCCGGGTACAGGCCCTCCAGCATGCGCAGCGCGGTGTCCGAGGAGTACGCCGACCACCAGCCGGCCGCGGCGGCGAAGAAGCGGTCCGGGTAGCCCTCGGCGGTGAGCAGCTCGCCCGCCCCCGGGGCGGTGAAGCCCAGGATCAGGTGCCGCAGCGCCAGGTTCGACGGCGCCTCCTCGCCGAGGGCGGTCATCTCCTCCCAGGCGCGGGCCTTCGCCGCGGTGACGGGCACCGCCGCGCGCGCGGCGATCGCCTGCTGCTCGCCGAGTGCGGAGCGGTCCTCCGCCGCCAGGGCGGCGATCTCCGCCTCCGCGGCCTCGGCGTCGCCGAGCGCCCCGGCGGCGACCAGCACCTGCAGCGCCCGCCAGCGCATGTCCTCGTCGACGACCAGGCCGGCCAGGCCCGCCGCCGCCGGCTCCCCGCGGCGGATTGCGGCGAAGGCCTCGGTGAGCGCCGGCCCGGCCTGCGCCGCGGGCAGCTGCGCCGCGGCGTTGACCTGCGCCAGCTGCGCATCCGAGCCGGGTTCGGCGGCCCGGGCCCCGGCGAGCAGGCCCTCGGCGAGCCTCCGGACGCCCTCCTCCCGGGCCCACCGCGGATCGGCGTAGCGGGTCACCGCGGTCACCGCCTGGGCGAGCACCCGCTCCAGTACCGCGATCTGGTCCTCCGCGGCGGCCCCGGCGAGCACCAGGGAGACGAAGTCGCGGGCCCGCATCCGCCCGGAGCGCACCATCTGCCAGGTCGCCGACCAGCACAGGGTGCGCGGCATCGGATCCGCGAAGGCGCCGATCCGGGTCACCGCGGTGGCCAGGGAGCGCTCGTCGAGCTCCAGCATGGTGTAGGTCAGATCATCGTCGTTGACCAGCACCAGGTCCCCGGCTGGGGCGCCGGCCAGCTCCGGGACCTCGGTGGATTCCCCGCGCACGTCGAGCTCCACCCGGCGGATCCGGGTCAGCCGCGCCGCCTCGCCCTCGCCCTCGAGGGCGTAGACGCCCACCGCCACCCGGTGGTCGCGCAGCTCCCCGGCGCCCGGTTCGGCCCCGGTCTGCCGGATCCGGAAGGCGGCGAAGGTGCCGTCGGCGGCCAGCTCGTAGTCCGGGGCCAGGGTGGTCATCCCGGTGGTGGTCAGCCACTGGCCCGCCCAGCCGGAGAGATCCCGGCCGGAGGTCTCGCCCATCGCGGCCAGCAGATCGTCGAAGGTGGCGTTGCCGAAGCGGTGCCGGGCGAAGTGCAGGCGGGCCCCGGCGAGGAAGGCCTCCTCGCCGACGTAGGCGGCCAGCTGCTTGAGCACGCTGGCGCCCTTGGCGTAGGTGATCCCGTCGAAGTTCTGCTCCACGGTCTCGATGTCTCGGGCGTCCGCGGCGATCGGGTGCGTCGTGGGCAGCGCGTCCTGCTGGTAGGCCCAGGACTTCTCCACGTTCGCGAAGGTGGTCCACGCCGTGTCGTACTCGGAGACCGCCGCCTGGGCGGCGCAGGCCGACCAGGTGGCGAAGGACTCGTTGAGCCACAGGTCATCCCACCAGCGCATGGTCACCAGATCCCCGAACCACATATGCGCCATCTCGTGCAGGATGGTCTCGTTGCGCCGCTCGTAGCGGTAGCCGGTGGTGCGGGAGCGGAACACGTACTCGTCGCGGATGGTCACCGCCCCGGCGTTCTCCATCGCGCCCATGTTGTACTCGGGGCAGAAGATCTGGTCGTACTTGCCGAAGGGGTAGGGCTCCCCGAAGTTCGCCGCGTAGAAGTCGAAGCCCTCCTTCGTCTCCCGCAGCAGCCGCTCGGCGTCGAGGTGCTCGGCCAGGGAGCGGCGGCAGAACAGGCCCAGCGGGATCTCCAGCTCGCCGCTGCCGCGGTGCTCGGCGGGGGTCTCCGGATGCGCGGCGACGGTGCCCCGCCAGGTGTCGTGCACCTCGTGCCAGTCGCCGACGCAGAAGGCGATGAGGTAGGTCGACAACGGCACCGGCACCTCGAAGGAGTGCAGCCGGGCCCCGGCGCCGGCGGCGCGCACCTCCGGCGCGGAGTTCGACACCACGGTCCACTTCTCCGGGGCGGTGACCCGCATCGTCCAGGTGGCCTTGAGATCCGGCTGGTCGAAGCAGGCGAACACCCGCTTGGCGTCCGCGGTCTCGAACTGGGTGTACATGTAGGTCTCCCCGTCGGCGGGGTCGGTGAACCGGTGCAGGCCCTGGCCGGTGGTGGTGTAGCGGCAGTCCGCGTCCACGATCAGGGTGTGCCCGCCGGCGGTGAGCCGGAGCGCCAGGCCCGCATCTGAGTCGTAGCCGGCGCGGTCGCCGCCGCAGGCGGCGTCGGTGATATCCGCCCCGTCGAGGGTGACCCCGCGGATGGCGGCGTCGCGCAGGTCGATGAAGGTCTCCCCGGCGGCGCGGGCGGTGAACTCCACCACCGTGGTGGAGCGGAAGGTCGCGCCGCCGTCGGTGAGGTCCAGGGCCACGTCGTAATGGGTCACGTCCAGCAGCTCCGCGCGGGCGCGGGCCTCCTCGCGGGTCAGGTTCACTGAGCTCACCGGTGGTTCTCCTTCGCTGTCGGGGTTCGTCGTCCCACCAGGGTAGGCCCGCGGGGACTATTCCCGTCGCGCCGGGCGCCGCGCGGGGCGATGATGAGGCCATGAGCAGCGACATCGACCGCGCCTGGGCCGTCATCGTCGGCCATCTCGACCCCGCCGGGCCCGCCGAGGCCGCGGAGCTGGACCGGCTCGCCGCGCGGCTGGGCCGGCCGCTGCCGGCCCAGCTGCGCGCCTCCCTGGCCCGGCACGCCGGCTGCCCGGACTGGCCCGGCGGGGAGCTGCTGGACCCCGCGGGGATCCGCGCCGAATGGGGGATCTGGACCGATCTCGCCGCCGAGGGCGTTTTCGCCGACCGCGCCCCCGCGGCCGATGCCGGTGCCGGTCGCGCCTGGTGGGATCCGCGCTGGATCCCGGTGGCCGCCGACGGCGGCGGCAACAGCCTCTGCGTGGACGCGGCCACCGGGCGGCTGCTGGACATGGATCACGAGGTCGGCCCCCGGCTGCTGCCGTACCCGGACTGGGCCGGCTACCTCGCCGACGTCGCCGACCGGCTCGCCGGCGGCCACGGCGCCGGCGCGGCCGGCCGGGCGCGCGCCGCCGGGGGGTCGGTGCCCTGGTAGTCGACGGGCGGGAATGCGCCGGCGGCGGCGGTGGTTGTGCCGGGTGATTCATCCCCCACACGCATTGGAGACCCCCATGGCCGACAAGGTCACCTTCTGGTTCGACGTGTCCTGCCCCTTCGCCTGGATCACCTCCCGCTGGATCCGGGAGGTCGAGCGGGTCCGCGACATCGAGGTCGAATGGCGGCCGATGAGCCTGTCGGTGCTCAACGAGGGCCGGGAGCTGCCCGAGGACTACCGCCGGCTGATGGGCGCCAACTGGGGCCCGGCCCGGGTCTTCGCCGCCGTCGCCGTGGAGGACGGCCTGGACCGGCTGGGCGCGCTCTACACCGAGCTGGGCACCCGCATCCACGACCAGGGCCGCGGCGGCCTGGAGCACATCGACGACTACCCCGGGCTCTTCGCCGAGGCGCTGGCCGCGGCGGGGCTGCCCGCCGAGCGCGCCGCGGCCGCGGGCACGGACGCCTACGACGACCGGCTGCGGGAGTTCCACGCCGAGGCGATGGCCGCGGTCGGCGACGAGGTCGGCACCCCCGTGGTGAAGATGGGCGATACCGCCTTCTTCGGCCCGGTGCTCACCCGGATCCCGCGCGGGGAGGAGGCCGGGCGGGTCTTCGACGGGGCGCTGCTGCTCGCCGGCTACCCGCACTTCTTCGAGCTGAAGCGCTCCCGCACCGAGCGGCCGGAGTTCGACTGAAATCCGGGTTCGCGCCCAGCATAGTCCCGGCAGCTCATTAGCTGTCAGGCGAGCTCAAGGCGGGCCATGGATTCCGGCTCTGGTTAGCTCTGGGTGAATTGGGATCGAATTGGCCATTCGTTGCCCGACAGCTGTCTGACCCCGGTGCTGAACCGATGCCCGGACACAGGATGGCCGGGTTTCTGGTAGGGGTCGGCCAGAGTTGGCACTTAACCTCGCCCTTGGTGTTTGCGGGGGTCACTGACCGGGCTGCCGAGAGAAAGGGGGCTTAAGCCGGTGGCGCGTTATGAAGTACCATGGCACGAACCAGCTTTCCCAAATCAGCAGTACGACACCCACTCCGACGACGCTCAGTAATAGCGCCAGGAGATTGAAGACAATGACCAAGGTGACGAATAGGCCCATCGATCCCCGGCCGCCCTTGGTGAGCGGCTCCGGGTCAACGTCGAAGTGAACGCATATCTTGTGTGCCTGACCGATGGTCATGAAATCCAACCTCGGTGCTCGCTTCTTCGGGAAATGGCGAGCAATCTTACCGCGGACGTAGCCTCGTTGGAACGGAGTAGCCCGCGCTGTTCCATCCGGAGCCAGAAGTCTCTCCCACGGTGTGTCGTCTACGGCAACTGAATGGGCACGGGCTACGGCCGGCGCGGGTGAAGGTTCTGTATTTTGGCGGGGATAGGGCGGATAGATGCCCTCTTCCAAACGTTGTCTGGCGGCAGTGGATATTTCGGGATCATTGGATTCTGCAAGGAGTTCGTCAGCATGTCGGTAGATTTCGGCGATCCGCTCCGGAGTCATCGGTGCCTCCGGTTCGGGGTGGCCGTTAATGAACTCCTCCAGGTCATCTTCCGAGGGGAAGGGCGTCTGGTCCCCGGCGTGCTCAGCCTCCTCCTCCGGTGTCATCCCAGACGCATCTCGGACCTGTTCAAGAGCATCCTCGGGCGTGGGAAGATCAAGCCGAACGGAAGCGTAGAAGTCTTCCTCCCAGTCCCGGCAGGTCCAGATGCGGGCAGCGACTTCCAGATCTTCCAGGAATACGGAATCTATGTACCTGATTAGGTGGGACCACGATAGGTTGTCCTCTATTGGAAGGTCGCCAAGGTTGCCATATATGTCATGCTCGGCGGAAACCGTCCCCAAATCCTCCACGAGTCTGACACGGTCGAAGAAGCTCTTACCGGGGTCCGCCCCGGCATCCACCGCCATATCCCGGAGCTCTTCAAAAGCTCGGGACTCTCCCTCGATATCCTGTCGGTACTTTCCCGGCCCAGTAACTTTCATAACCCTTAGACCTCTCATCTGACCTGCCGGCATAACTAAGGTGAGGTAGTCGGCGGTCCTGTTGCTAGGTCTGACCATACCGGCTTCCGGGCCTGCAGCCGGATGTGCTGCCGAACCAGGCCTAAGAAGATGAGCCAGCTCCGGGTCCCTGTTGCAACAGCAGGGGGCGGATCGAGGGGAGCGGGCCGTGCATCTGGTCTTTCCGCCCCTGCCTCTCCTGGATCGCACGGTCCGGATCACGCGGTTGGCGGTCGTCAACCGGCAGCGGCGGATTCTGGATTGGCGGGACAGGCCGGGAAGCGGTGCCGGGCTACTCCGCGGCCGGGGCCGCGACGGCGGGATCCCCGGCGGCGACGGCATCGGCCCGGTGCTTGGTGACCTCCCGCATCGACTCCGGCACGTAGGCGCAGGTCGGATCCGAGGCCCGGTAGTCGCCGGTGACCGCGAAGGCGGTGGAGCGCGACCCGCCGCAGACGGTGTGGAACTCGCACACCGAGCATTTGCCGTGCCAGTTGTCCGGGTCGCGCAGCTGCCGGAACACCGGGGAGTCGGTGTAGATGTCTTTGAAGTCGCTCTCCTTGACGTTTCCGCAGTGCATCGGCAGGAACCCGTTGGGGTAGACGTCGCCGACATGGTCGATGAAGGCGAAGCCGGAGCCGGAGTTCACCGCCATCGGCGGCCGCGGCCGGCGCGGCTTCGCCGGCTCCTCGCCGAGCAGCCGGGCGGTCTCCGCGGTGAGGTAGTCGTAGAGCTCCCCGCCCCGGTAGGGCTCCTTCCCGGCCTCCCGGGCGGCGCGGCGCTGCAGCACCACCCGCCGGTACTGGGGCGCCTCGGTGGTCTTCACCGCGATCCGGGTGCCCACGTCCGCCAGCCAGTGCAGCACGTCCTCGCGCTGCTGCGGATCCAGGGCGTTGAGGTCGGCGCCGCGGCCGGTGGGCACGAGGAAGAAGACGTACCACATCTTCGCGCCCATCCCAAGCACCGTCTTCAGCAGCGCCGGGGCCTCCCGGATGTTGCCCCGGGTGAGCGTGGAGTTGATCTGCAGCCGGAAACCGGCCTCGTTGATGTGCGGGGCCATCTGCAGGGTCTTGTCGAAGGTGCCGGAGAACCCGCGGAAGGCGTCGTGGGTGGCGGCGGTGGCCCCGTCCAGGGACATCGACATCGCCTTGCCGCCGGCCTCGTGCAGGGCGAAGATCCGCTCCCGGGTGAGCTTCGGGGTCACCGAGGGCGACAGGGAGACGCTCAGGCCCCGGTCGGTGGCGTAGGCTACGAGCTCCTCCAGATCCTCGCGCTCGAAGGGGTCCCCGCCGGTGAAGACCACCAGCGGCTTCGGCCGCTCGTAGGCGGCGAGCTGGTCGATGAGCGTCCTGCCCTCGGCGGTGGTCAGCTGATCCGGGTGCGGCTCATGCTGTGCGTCGGCCCGGCAGTGCTTGCACACCAGGGCGCAGGCGCGGGTGACCTCCCAGATCACGATGAACGGCTTGGTGTTGATGTCGTGGCGGACCGTGCGGACCGCGGGCGCGTGGGACACGCTGGCCCTCCTGGCTGGTTGGGCGTCGGTCATGGGTGCGGCGCCGGCGAATGGCGTCACCCCCGACCGTACCCGCGTACCGGCCCACCCCCGGCTACGGGGCGAAGCTGCCGATCAGCACCAGCCCCACGAAGAACAGGCCGAGGGCGATGAGCGACCACCGGCCGAGATGCCGCGGCGCGGTCTCGGGCGTCGGGTACGGCACCCGCAGCGGCCGGGCGACGAGCTCGTCGTCGGGGCCGAGCATGGCCAGGGAGCGCACCCGGGAGGCCTCCGCCTCCCGCCAGGCGCGG containing:
- a CDS encoding TIGR04053 family radical SAM/SPASM domain-containing protein, which gives rise to MTDAQPARRASVSHAPAVRTVRHDINTKPFIVIWEVTRACALVCKHCRADAQHEPHPDQLTTAEGRTLIDQLAAYERPKPLVVFTGGDPFEREDLEELVAYATDRGLSVSLSPSVTPKLTRERIFALHEAGGKAMSMSLDGATAATHDAFRGFSGTFDKTLQMAPHINEAGFRLQINSTLTRGNIREAPALLKTVLGMGAKMWYVFFLVPTGRGADLNALDPQQREDVLHWLADVGTRIAVKTTEAPQYRRVVLQRRAAREAGKEPYRGGELYDYLTAETARLLGEEPAKPRRPRPPMAVNSGSGFAFIDHVGDVYPNGFLPMHCGNVKESDFKDIYTDSPVFRQLRDPDNWHGKCSVCEFHTVCGGSRSTAFAVTGDYRASDPTCAYVPESMREVTKHRADAVAAGDPAVAAPAAE